The following proteins are encoded in a genomic region of Alnus glutinosa chromosome 8, dhAlnGlut1.1, whole genome shotgun sequence:
- the LOC133875882 gene encoding GRAS family protein RAD1-like, with the protein MAALNGWNESFNHDLAIRRFCPARVEQEQGEWEWDEKKLPINEFDDLSSPSDATTLPCLPASEVDEFVDSFINMDHCDKDEIETFSVVNDVYGDVPMMMMMEEDELEMSHEMVPGVEEMSRGVDQGLHLVHMLLACAEAVGCRDTQLADSILAQIWASATPFGDSLQRVSYCFAAGLKSRLSLFQNVNANGTFTDGAIGNKSLVTREEELEAFRLLHQTTPYIAFGFMAANEAICEAAQGKESLHIIDLGMEHTLQWPSLIRALGSRPEGPPRLRITGFVSGHNVLGLEGSMKELVEDATSLGITLEPVMISDPVTPSLLTREKLNLREGEALFVNSIMHLHKYVKESRGSLKPILQAIKKLCPTALTVVEQDANHNGPFFLGRLLESLHYYSAIFDSLEVSLPRNSVQRMKIERLHFAEEIRNIVAYEGCDRIERHERVDQWRRQLGRAGFQVMGLKCMSQARMMISVYGCDGYTLASEKGCLLLGWKGRPIMLASAWQVPNVLSS; encoded by the coding sequence ATGGCAGCCTTGAATGGCTGGAATGAGAGTTTCAACCATGATCTTGCCATCCGAAGGTTTTGTCCTGCGCGAGTGGAGCAAGAGCAAGGAGAGTGGGAGTGGGATGAGAAGAAACTACCGATCAATGAGTTTGATGATCTATCTTCTCCCTCTGATGCAACTACACTGCCTTGCTTGCCTGCTTCGGAGGTGGATGAGTTTGTTGATAGCTTCATTAATATGGATCATTGCGACAAAGACGAGATTGAAACCTTTTCCGTGGTGAATGATGTTTACGGCGATGTtccaatgatgatgatgatggaagAAGATGAATTGGAAATGAGCCATGAAATGGTGCCCGGTGTGGAGGAGATGAGCCGTGGCGTGGATCAAGGGCTTCACTTGGTGCACATGTTGTTGGCTTGTGCCGAGGCTGTGGGGTGCAGGGACACCCAACTCGCAGACTCCATTCTCGCCCAAATCTGGGCTTCAGCTACTCCTTTCGGCGATTCACTGCAACGAGTCTCCTATTGCTTTGCGGCCGGATTGAAGTCCAGGCTATCGCTTTTCCAGAATGTTAATGCAAACGGAACATTCACAGACGGTGCTATTGGTAATAAGTCGTTGGTGACAAGGGAGGAGGAATTGGAAGCCTTTCGGCTCCTTCACCAAACAACTCCTTACATTGCTTTCGGTTTCATGGCTGCAAATGAAGCTATATGTGAAGCTGCACAAGGGAAGGAGTCCTTACACATCATTGATCTGGGAATGGAGCATACTCTTCAATGGCCTTCTTTGATAAGAGCCCTTGGATCAAGGCCTGAGGGCCCTCCAAGGCTCCGAATCACAGGTTTTGTCAGTGGTCACAATGTCTTGGGGCTTGAGGGCAGCATGAAAGAGCTTGTGGAAGATGCTACCTCGCTAGGCATAACACTAGAGCCCGTCATGATATCAGATCCAGTAACACCATCACTTTTAACCAGAGAGAAGCTGAACTTGAGAGAAGGGGAAGCACTATTTGTGAATAGCATCATGCACTTGCACAAGTATGTCAAAGAGAGTAGAGGGTCTCTAAAACCTATCCTTCAAGCAATCAAGAAGTTATGCCCGACTGCGCTTACTGTTGTGGAGCAAGATGCTAACCACAATGGACCCTTCTTTCTTGGGAGATTACTTGAATCTCTACACTACTATTCCGCCATTTTCGATTCCCTTGAGGTCAGCCTCCCGCGAAATAGTGTCCAGAGGATGAAGATAGAGAGGCTTCACTTTGCAGAGGAAATTCGGAACATTGTTGCTTATGAAGGCTGTGATAGGATTGAGAGGCACGAGAGGGTAGATCAATGGCGAAGACAGTTAGGCCGAGCCGGGTTTCAGGTAATGGGATTGAAGTGCATGAGTCAAGCCAGGATGATGATATCAGTTTATGGGTGTGATGGCTATACTCTGGCTAGTGAGAAGGGTTGCCTTCTCCTTGGATGGAAAGGGAGACCCATAATGCTGGCATCAGCATGGCAAGTTCCCAATGTTTTGTCCTCCTAG
- the LOC133874844 gene encoding uncharacterized protein LOC133874844: protein MEQSSIQKQFQHNSMDPRNEELQPASQSFMQDPLSGMQTNIRPPDNNIPEFKPVLNYSIQTGEEFALEFMRDRVNPRQPFLPYTDPNYATGYMELKGILGINHTGSESGSDISMLTTVEKGPKEFERKNSSLHKDRGNPSFREDRSNYGSLPQAFSGYDSNQGVLHGYASSGAFNSSSMKMKVLCSFGGQILPRPSDGKLRHVGGETRIIRIRKDISWEELVQKTLSIYNQAHVIKYQLPGEDLDALVSVSCDEDLQNMMEECNELEDREGSQKLRMFLFSISDLDDAQFSLGNLEVDSEVQYMVAVNGMDVGSRKNSTLHGLMSSSANILGVLDRQDIEGESRLATNSIGVSTSPLTGTFVSSLTVQSSQPILPSSSDAYETCPWTYHGQMMRHGESRQYPFHHGQDPHHFPFEGIPTLTPLHGLMNQQGTEGRPYIGLCEQNLEIAVMQVKPKCDGSVQQKSDTKNSCSEQDYTVPPQPHDGNLIDNLSFEEAGVTVAASEGDLSLLSSKNEAKHQEPENVSSSVDAVSPAQLPKSSDDDPYSTSGSAIAPADSESSVVDLSYLEPPMPPQRYYYSERIPREQAELLNRLSKSDDSHGSQFLISHSRSDISQQDSITECVYKLHDRNLAPQTEQSSKAKPLFIDTHTIDDGLAQLQKYKEFADAVFQMNSRCSQDVDCECKHESPDAMYNKDAVNENTVLKSDHATNGNKDGNKKPLADEPAGAGSELPALSQVAAFKHQKDTASELHLSEGTCKGSSSDDAKGQANTFSLIGNSIEDVSQEIPSGGDSAPVQGDILIDIHDRFPRDFLSDIFSKAILSEDSSGISPLPKDGAGLSLNMENHEPKHWSYFQKLAQEGFVQKDVSLIDQDHLGFSPAIRKVEEGDHVSYHFTTSTADGVSDSHVDSQLNLGEDDQKELPGMVGADNKVLHSNYDNSQVKGTESMQFDGMMENLRMPDSEYEEGKIESRNIGLPPLDPSLGDIDISTLQIIKNEDLEELRELGSGTFGTVYHGKWRGTDVAIKRIKKSCFTGRSSEQERLTTEFWREADILSKLHHPNVVAFYGVVQDGPGATLATVTEFMVNGSLRHVLVRKDRHLDLRKRLIIAMDAAFGMEYLHSKNIVHFDLKCDNLLVNLKDPLRPICKVGDFGLSKIKRNTLVSGGVRGTLPWMAPELLNGSSNKVSEKVDVFSFGIVLWEILTGEEPYANMHYGAIIGGIVNNTLRPTIPSYCDPEWRRLMEQCWAPNPATRPSFTEIASRLRVMSAAATQTKAHGQKSSK, encoded by the exons ATGGAACAATCAAGCATACAGAAACAATTTCAGCACAATTCCATGGATCCTCGAAATGAGGAACTCCAGCCTGCATCTCAGTCATTTATGCAGGACCCTCTGAGTGGGATGCAAACTAATATTAGACCTCCTGACAATAATATACCAGAATTTAAACCTGTTCTTAATTACTCCATACAGACAGGTGAGGAGTTTGCACTTGAATTTATGCGCGACCGGGTGAATCCAAGGCAGCCTTTTCTTCCATATACTGATCCCAATTATGCAACAGGTTATATGGAACTAAAAGGAATTTTAGGCATCAATCATACAGGGTCTGAAAGTGGGTCAGATATTTCAATGCTCACCACCGTTGAAAAAGGTCCGAAAGAGTTTGAGAGAAAGAACTCTTCTTTACATAAAGACAGAGGTAACCCTTCTTTCCGTGAAGATAGAAGTAACTATGGGTCATTACCACAAGCTTTTTCAGGTTATGACAGTAATCAAGGAGTTCTTCATGGCTATGCCTCTTCTGGAGCCTTCAATAGCTCGTCAATGAAAATGAAGGTTCTCTGTAGCTTTGGAGGGCAAATCCTACCTAGGCCTAGTGATGGAAAGCTGAGGCATGTTGGAGGTGAAACCCGCATTATACGTATAAGAAAAGACATTTCTTGGGAGGAGCTTGTGCAGAAAACATTATCAATTTATAACCAAGCCCATGTTATTAAATATCAGCTTCCTGGAGAGGATCTTGATGCCTTGGTTTCTGTGTCTTGCGATGAGGATctgcagaatatgatggaggAGTGTAATGAACTAGAGGATAGAGAAGGATCACAGAAGCTTAGGATGTTTCTGTTTTCCATAAGTGATTTGGATGATGCTCAGTTTAGTTTGGGGAATTTGGAAGTTGATTCTGAGGTTCAGTATATGGTTGCTGTCAATGGCATGGACGTGGGGTCAAGAAAAAACTCAACCTTGCATGGTCTGATGAGCTCTTCAGCAAATATTTTAGGCGTGTTAGACAGACAGGATATTGAGGGGGAAAGTAGGCTTGCTACAAACTCAATAGGGGTTAGCACTTCACCTTTGACGGGCACTTTTGTCTCATCATTGACTGTTCAATCTTCGCAACCAATTCTACCAAGTTCCTCAGATGCTTATGAAACCTGTCCATGGACTTATCATGGGCAGATGATGCGCCATGGTGAATCTAGGCAGTATCCTTTTCACCATGGTCAGGATCCTCATCATTTCCCTTTTGAGGGAATTCCTACTCTCACACCTCTTCATGGGTTGATGAATCAACAGGGCACTGAAGGGCGGCCATATATTGGCTTATGTGAACAGAATTTGGAGATAGCCGTAATGCAGGTGAAACCAAAATGTGATGGTTCTGTTCAGCAAAAGAGTGACACCAAAAACAGTTGCTCAGAGCAAGACTACACTGTTCCTCCACAGCCACATGATGGTAACTTGATAGATAATCTTTCTTTTGAAGAAGCAGGGGTCACGGTTGCTGCATCTGAAGGAGATCTATCTTTATTGTCTTCAAAAAATGAGGCGAAGCACCAGGAACCTGAAAATGTATCTTCATCGGTTGATGCTGTGAGTCCCGCGCAGCTTCCTAAATCTAGCGATGATGACCCTTATTCCACATCTGGTAGTGCAATTGCTCCTGCAGATTCTGAGTCCAGTGTGGTTGATCTCAGTTACCTCGAGCCACCTATGCCTCCTCAGAGATACTACTATTCAGAAAGAATTCCCAGGGAGCAGGCAGAGTTGTTGAATCGATTGTCAAAGTCTGACGATTCACATGGTTCTCAGTTTCTCATATCTCACTCACGTTCTGATATTTCCCAGCAGGATTCGATTACAGAATGCGTTTACAAATTGCATGACAGAAATCTGGCTCCCCAGACTGAACAGTCCTCAAAAGCAAAGCCATTGTTTATAGATACTCACACCATTGACGATGGACTTGCCCAACTTCAAAAGTACAAAGAGTTTGCTGATGCAGTTTTTCAGATGAATTCCAGGTGTTCGCAAGATGTGGATTGTGAGTGCAAGCACGAATCACCAGATGCTATGTATAATAAAGATGCTGTTAATGAGAATACTGTTCTCAAGTCTGACCATGCAACAAACGGCAACAAAGATGGGAATAAGAAACCCTTGGCTGATGAGCCTGCAGGAGCTGGATCCGAACTTCCTGCTCTGAGTCAGGTAGCTGCCTTTAAGCACCAAAAGGATACAGCATCTGAACTTCATTTGAGTGAGGGCACATGCAAGGgttccagcagtgatgatgcaAAGGGTCAAGCAAACACTTTTTCTTTGATCGGAAACTCAATTgaagatgtttctcaagaaattCCTTCAGGTGGTGATTCTGCACCAGTTCAGGGAGACATCCTTATAGATATTCATGACAGATTCCCTCGCGATTTCCTTTCTGATATATTTTCCAAAGCAATACTTTCTGAAGATTCCTCTGGCATTAGTCCATTGCCCAAAGATGGAGCTGGCCTGAGCTTAAACATGGAGAATCATGAACCTAAACATTGGTCATATTTTCAGAAATTGGCACAAGAAGGGTTTGTTCAAAAAGATGTTTCTCTTATCGATCAGGATCATCTTGGTTTTTCACCTGCGATTAGAAAAGTTGAAGAAGGAGATCATGTATCTTACCATTTTACAACTTCAACGGCAGATGGAGTTTCAGATAGCCATGTGGATTCACAGCTTAATCTTGGTGAAGATGATCAGAAAGAACTACCTGGAATGGTTGGAGCTGACAACAAAGTTCTGCATTCAAATTATGATAATTCCCAAGTGAAGGGCACTGAAAGTATGCAGTTCGATGGTATGATGGAAAACCTACGAATGCCAGACTCAGAGTATGAG GAGGGGAAGATTGAATCCAGGAATATTGGTCTACCTCCTCTAGATCCTTCTCTTGGAGATATTGATATCAGTACTTTGCAG ATTATAAAGAATGAAGATCTTGAAGAGCTGAGGGAACTGGGTTCCGGTACCTTTGGGACCGTGTATCATGGGAAATGGAGAGGAACGGATGTTGCCAttaagagaataaagaaaagctGCTTCACGGGTCGATCATCAGAGCAAGAGAGATTG ACTACAGAGTTCTGGCGGGAAGCTGACATTCTCTCAAAGCTTCACCATCCTAATGTGGTGGCATTTTATGGTGTAGTACAAGATGGACCTGGGGCAACATTAGCAACTGTGACGGAGTTCATGGTTAATGGTTCTCTTAGGCATGTTTTAGTTCGCAAGGATAG GCATCTTGATCTTCGCAAGCGGCTAATAATTGCTATGGATGCAGCATTTGGAATGGAATATTTACACTCAAAGAATATTGTGCATTTTGACTTGAAATGTGACAACCTGCTTGTGAACTTGAAAGATCCTTTACGACCAATTTGCAAG GTTGGTGATTTTGGCTTGTCCAAAATCAAGCGAAATACCCTGGTTTCTGGTGGTGTACGGGGAACCTTGCCATGGATGGCTCCAGAGCTGTTGAATGGCAGCAGCAATAAGGTCTCTGAAAAG GTTGATGTTTTCTCCTTTGGTATTGTCTTATGGGAGATTCTCACTGGCGAGGAGCCGTATGCCAACATGCATTATGGTGCAATTATAG GAGGTATCGTTAACAACACATTGAGGCCAACTATTCCAAGTTACTGTGATCCTGAATGGAGAAGGCTAATGGAGCAGTGTTGGGCCCCTAATCCTGCAACCAGGCCATCCTTCACGGAAATCGCCAGTCGTTTACGTGTCATGTCTGCAGCAGCTACCCAAACCAAAGCACATGGTCAAAAGTCATCTAAATAG